A single region of the Salvia splendens isolate huo1 chromosome 18, SspV2, whole genome shotgun sequence genome encodes:
- the LOC121777214 gene encoding pentatricopeptide repeat-containing protein At3g23020-like: protein MFVQFQYSDASCLRIFSSTKTNPPNVGISVTPPSQKPSDAVKERQKLQCPGGVRLLKKNGFFRERIERKGGVFDGRNGIPQKEEEISELPARNSVTGDAKNRVFRKEKVNCSENVVEGMQTKCSTKWGRYGGSIPAMLDALERISDLDEALKAWEATLTNKERSILLKEQSGWERAMEIFEWFKRKGCYEVNVIHYNIMLRLLGKARQWSEVESLWDEMAKSGVDPINSTYGTLIDVYCKGGRRDVAMRWLELMKKRRMEPDEVTVGIVVQMYKKAGDFAAAEDFFKKWSQGNSSIEGRKWKRKTDANVGSYTYNTLIDTYGKAGKLKEASKTFEEMVQKGLSPNTVTFNTMIHMYGNNGQLDEVASLMGRMENAKCFPDTRTYNILISLHAKYNDIESAARYWKKMKAASLEPDPVSYRTLLYAYAIRHMVNEAEELVLEMDERGLEIDEFTQSSLTRMYIEAGLLDESWLWFQRFHRGGGMTSECYSANIDAYGQRGYVSLAEKVFDCCVQVQKLTVLEFNVMIKAYGIGGKLEQACTLFDSMGKHGLVADLCGYNSLVQMLASADMPETAIVYLRRMQEAGLVIDCVPYCAVISSYAKLGRVDMAVELYEEMISHNVKPDIIIYGVLINAFADTGSVDEATNYVRTMANQGLSMNPVICKSLIKLYTKVGYLREAEEMCRTLQSLEVGGLDVYSLKCMIDLYSERSMVAEAEKIFKRLEQIGEANEFTHAMMLSMYKRNGRFVEAFWIARKMRELGLMTELLTYNLVLGFYASDGRYKEAVATFREMLESRVMPDESTFKSLGIILLKCGVPKSALEKLEQTRKRDVLAGMQTWAATLSSVVNMDDDDFSDEEV from the coding sequence ATGTTTGTACAGTTTCAGTATTCTGACGCGAGCTGCCTGCGCATATTCAGTTCCACAAAAACCAATCCTCCAAACGTCGGCATCTCCGTCACTCCACCCTCCCAAAAACCCAGCGACGCAGTAAAAGAGAGGCAAAAGCTTCAGTGCCCTGGCGGCGTTCGGTTGTTaaagaaaaatggatttttTCGTGAAAGAATCGAGAGAAAAGGAGGTGTCTTTGATGGCAGAAATGGGATTCCTCAGAAAGAAGAAGAGATTTCCGAATTGCCTGCTCGTAATTCGGTGACCGGAGATGCGAAAAATAGGGTTTTTAGGAAAGAAAAGGTGAATTGCAGTGAAAATGTGGTTGAGGGGATGCAGACCAAGTGTTCGACGAAATGGGGAAGGTACGGCGGCAGTATTCCCGCAATGTTGGATGCTTTGGAGAGGATAAGCGACTTGGATGAGGCGTTGAAGGCGTGGGAGGCGACGCTTACGAACAAGGAGAGGAGCATATTGCTGAAGGAGCAGTCGGGGTGGGAGAGGGCGATGGAGATTTTCGAGTGGTTCAAAAGGAAAGGCTGCTACGAAGTGAATGTCATCCACTACAACATAATGCTTCGCCTTCTAGGAAAGGCGCGGCAGTGGAGCGAGGTTGAGAGTCTGTGGGATGAGATGGCGAAGAGTGGGGTTGATCCCATCAACTCCACCTATGGGACTCTCATTGATGTGTACTGCAAAGGGGGGCGTAGGGACGTCGCAATGAGGTGGTTGGAGCTCATGAAAAAGCGTAGAATGGAGCCGGATGAGGTGACCGTTGGGATTGTGGTGCAGATGTATAAGAAAGCAGGGGATTTCGCAGCTGCTGAGGATTTCTTCAAGAAGTGGTCACAGGGAAACTCTTCGATTGAGGGGCGTAAATGGAAGAGGAAAACGGATGCTAATGTTGGTTCTTACACTTACAATACGTTGATTGATACGTATGGGAAAGCCGGGAAACTAAAGGAAGCAAGTAAGACGTTCGAGGAGATGGTGCAGAAAGGTTTATCTCCTAACACAGTGACTTTTAACACTATGATTCACATGTATGGTAACAATGGGCAGCTTGATGAGGTTGCTTCCCTGATGGGTAGAATGGAGAATGCTAAATGTTTCCCCGATACACGAACCTATAATATTCTCATATCACTTCATGCTAAGTACAATGACATAGAATCTGCAGCAAGATACTGGAAGAAGATGAAGGCAGCATCTCTTGAGCCCGATCCTGTCAGCTATCGTACTCTCTTGTATGCCTACGCGATTAGGCATATGGTTAACGAGGCAGAGGAGCTGGTCTTAGAGATGGATGAGAGAGGATTGGAGATTGATGAGTTTACTCAGTCATCCTTGACAAGAATGTACATAGAAGCAGGCTTGCTTGACGAGTCGTGGTTGTGGTTTCAGAGGTTTCACCGTGGAGGAGGGATGACTTCCGAGTGCTATTCTGCAAACATTGATGCTTATGGCCAGAGAGGGTATGTTTCACTAGCTGAGAAAGTGTTTGATTGCTGTGTGCAGGTTCAAAAACTGACTGTTCTCGAGTTTAATGTGATGATCAAAGCATATGGTATTGGGGGGAAACTCGAGCAGGCTTGCACCTTGTTTGATAGCATGGGGAAACATGGGTTGGTTGCTGATTTATGTGGATATAATTCTCTTGTGCAAATGCTTGCTAGCGCGGATATGCCAGAAACTGCGATAGTCTATCTTAGGAGAATGCAGGAGGCAGGGCTTGTGATTGATTGTGTCCCGTATTGTGCAGTCATCTCTAGCTATGCAAAGTTAGGCCGTGTAGACATGGCAGTTGAGTTGTACGAGGAGATGATTTCTCATAACGTGAAGCCTGATATAATCATTTATGGAGTCCTTATAAATGCATTTGCAGACACTGGGAGTGTGGATGAGGCGACAAACTATGTCCGTACCATGGCAAACCAAGGTTTGTCTATGAATCCGGTCATATGCAAGTCATTAATCAAGCTGTACACGAAGGTGGGATACTTGAGAGAAGCGGAGGAGATGTGCAGGACCCTTCAGTCTCTGGAGGTGGGTGGGCTTGATGTCTACTCCTTGAAATGCATGATTGACCTCTACAGTGAGCGTTCGATGGTGGCAGAGGCGGAGAAGATATTCAAGAGGTTGGAGCAAATTGGAGAGGCGAATGAGTTCACACATGCTATGATGTTGTCCATGTATAAAAGGAACGGGAGATTCGTGGAAGCTTTTTGGATTGCAAGAAAGATGAGAGAATTAGGGCTCATGACAGAGCTGCTTACTTATAATCTTGTGCTTGGATTCTATGCTTCTGATGGAAGGTACAAGGAGGCTGTAGCTACCTTCCGCGAGATGCTAGAGTCTCGTGTCATGCCCGATGAATCCACGTTCAAGTCGCTCGGGATCATTCTCTTGAAATGTGGAGTTCCAAAGAGCGCTCTGGAAAAGCTCGAGCAGACGAGGAAGAGGGATGTTCTGGCTGGTATGCAGACTTGGGCCGCAACTCTTTCCTCCGTCGTTAACATGGATGATGATGATTTTAGCGATGAAGAAGTTTAA